Part of the Natrarchaeobius halalkaliphilus genome is shown below.
TATTACGAGTGGATGGTACAGTCGCACAACGATAACTAATAAGAAGAGTACTAAGAGATGAAAGGATAAAGCGTTAGCCAGGGAAAATCGGATACAAGCATATCTGTGTTGATCTCTAAAATCGTGCTAGCTTGCCGTTCCGCTGGTGAGCGAAACGCTGCTTCGCGATCCTCGTCAGAACTCGCTTCTGACGCTGGCACGCGGCTCACGTTCGGATCTGGCATCGTTGCCTACGAACCCGAACAGGCAGCGGCGACCACTGGTGGTGGGTCGGCTGTCATAGCACCCGCTGTCGCCGTGCCCGAGTCGAACGCAGATGGTAGTGATGGACGCGGCCCAGTCGTCCAACAGTGTACCCGTTTCTTACGGTGTACTACTGAAGGCTACTGAAATTGGAACGGTTGAAAGCGGATCGGGCCGTGACCGCGACCAGTATCCTTTTGCGGGCTGACCAACGAGTGGCTGGCGATGGAGAATGAAGGAGCCCGCACGGAGACGCTCGAGCGTGGTGGGGAGGTTCTCGCCATGACCGAGCGGACCCACGAAATCTCTGCGGACGAGGTCTGTATCCTGATCCCGACGCTCGAGGAGGCGGCCACGATCGGGGACGTGATCGACGGGTTCCACGACCACGGCTATACGAACGTCGTCGTCGTCGACGGCGGCTCCGAGGACGACACGCGCCGGATCGCGACGGACCGCGGGGCGCAGGTGCTGGTCCAGTCGGGAACCGGCAAGGGACAGGCGATCCGGGAGGTCCTCGAGTACGTCGACGTCCCGTACGTGTTGATGCTCGACGGCGACGGGACCTACGACCCGGCGGACGCAGAACGAATGCTCGAGCCGCTCGCCCGGGGTTACGAACACGTCATCGGGAACCGGTTCGCGGACATGGACGACGACGCGATGCGGGCGCTCAACGGCTTCGGCAACCGGCTGATCAACCGCTCGTTCCGGTTCATCCACGGTGCCGATTACGACGACATCCTCTCGGGCTATCGCGCCTTTACCACCGAGTCCTTCGAGCGACTGTCGCTCGATTCGGACGGCTTTACCATCGAGACGGAACTCGCCGTCGAGTGCGTCAAACACGGCGTCGACACCGCGATCGTCCCGATCAGTTACAGCGCCCGACCGGAGGAGTCTGAGACGAACCTCCACCCGGTCACGGACGGCGGGACGATCATCTTCGCGCTGTACTCGCTGGCCAAGACGAACAACCCGCTGTTTTACTTCGGGAGCCTCGGCGTCGCCGGCATCGCCTCCGGCGGAATCGTCGCGGCCTACGTCCTCTGGCGGTGGGTCCAGTACGGCGCTGGCCACGAGATCCTGGCGCTCGTCTCGGCGGCCGCGGTCTTGCTCGGCGTCCAGTTGCTCATGTTCGGCGTCCTCTCGGACATGCTCGTGACGTTACACCGCGAGCAGCGCCGTCGCCTCGAGCAGATCACGCGGGACGCACGCGAGCACGAATCCGGCCGAAAGGAGGACTGATCCGTCCGCGAGAAGGAGTCGCCCTCCGGCTCCGATTCCATCGACGATCACTCGCCCGGCTCCGATTCCATCGACGATCACTCGCCCGGCTCCGATTTCATCGATGACTACCCGCCCGGCTCCGGTCCCATCGATGACTACCCGCCCGGCTCCGGTCCCATCGACGACGACCGATGAGCGAAGCGAACCCGCGTTCAGAACGGGAGCATCGACCGCATCTGCTGGATAACCCCGCCCGAGTTCTCCTTGCGGTAGACTTCGAAGGGGCCGTGTAGCTCGTTCAACAGCACCTGGCGGGACTTGAACTCGGACGTCTCGACCTCCTCGAGGATGTCTCCGAGCGGGACGTCGTTCCCGTGAACGTCGTAGGGAATTCGCTCGTGGCCGAGTTCGGCCGCGACGTCGTCTTTGGTCGCCGGAAACGAGAGATCCGCGTGTTTCAGCCGGGCGGCGACGGCCGCGATGCCGAACTCGACGCTCTTCGGTTCCTCGTCGTCTCCGCTCGATGGTGGCCGGACTCCCATACACCACGATTGGAAGCCCGGTATGAAAATCGCTACGAAGACGACGTCCGCCGCGCGACGACGAGCCGCCCCGACGTACGGGACGTGTTCGTCACGCGCTCTGTACGGAGCTCGTCACGTGTCCTGTACGGAACTCGTACGTGTCCTGTACGGAGCTCGTCACGTGTCCTGTACGGAGCTCGTCGACACGCCTTTGATCCCGGCGACGGAGTACCGAGTATGACCGAGTACACCACGGTTTCGATCCCGAAGGATCTCGCCGGGCGCGTCGAGGAGACCATCGAGGGGACGAGCTTTCAGAGCACGAGCGACCTCGTTCGGTTCCTGTTGCGCAGCATCGTCATCCAGCACCAGAAAGAAGGCGAACTAACTGAAGCCGAGTTCGAAGAGATCACCGAACAGCTCAGGGGCCTCGGCTACCTCGAGTAGTTCGCACCCGGCCGATCGCGTCCGTCTCGAGGATCGTCGCCGGCCCGACGTTTTTCCGTCTCGAGACGGACAGTTCTTGGTGGAGGCGAGTTCGATGCCACACGTTCCGAACTTCCCATCCGAGGACGGGACCGACGGCGAGGAATCGAACCGAGAGAGCATCATCGACCGGCTCATCGACGACGGGAACTGGCCGTCGCCGGCCGGCGACTGATCGACCGACGACTCGAGTCCGCCGGTACCGGACGGCGGCGTGGAGTCCGGCGACGGCGGCCGACGACTCGAGATCCGAATTCTTTCCGCGAGCTAGCCGGCGAGCGACTGCGCCGGCGGTTCGGCGTCGATGATCTCGAGGCGCTTTCGCTCGCCGTCGCGACCGAAGGCGGCGAAGGAGTCGTCGTCGGTGGTCCACGGCGGAACCGCGACGAAGATCACCTGCGCGAGGTCGTCGCGTTTGGTCACCTCGAGTTCCCGGACCGGATGCGAGACGAACTGTCCCTGGGCCTGTCGGGCGGGCGTCGAGAGGTCGACGCCGAAGACGGCGTTGACGGCGTTACCGGAATTGGGGAGGTAGAAATCGGTGAAGACGGGCGTCTCGGGCGGCAGGCCGTCGGCACCCTCGAGTTCGCTCGCGTTCGTCACGGAGACGCCGGTCGTCACGCGGTTCGGATCGGCGTCGTTCGCCAGATCGAGCAGAACGTCGACGAGCGCACGCGTGATATACACCATACGAATCCTAGGGAGAGCACGTAGTTAGCTGTATGCCCGATACTCGACGGCGGCCCCCGGAGTCGGGCTCAGAACGGCCGCATCCCCCAGGCGGTCTTCGCGTACAGCCGCGGGGTCCGCCACCGGGACCCGGAGAGCGCGTGCTCGAGTATCTTCGGGGCGTGCTCGTGGACGCCGGGGCCGTGGCCGACGAGAATCCGGGTCGGGCTGAGCCCCTCGAGTTGTGCCCGCGGCGGGACGAGCCGGCGCATCGGATGGACGCCGAGACGTTCGGAACCCGTGACGAAGAACTCGGCCGTTCCGAGCGACTCGGGGACGACGAGCGTCCCGTCCGCCGGATCGTAGAGCGCGACCTCGCACCAGAACCGATTGTCGACCAGCGTGTGGGCCTCGATGCCGGTGTCCGAGAGCTCGTCCGAAAAGCGAGCGACCGGCGCGTCGATCTCCTCGGAAACCCCGTCGAACTGTCGGGGGAGATACACCGGAACGTCGTGGCGGTTCGCGACGGCCGCCGCGTCGCGCTTGTGGCGATCGAGCAGGACGACGACGCCGGCGACGTCGCCGTGTTCGACGAGCAGTTCGTCCAGCCCGTCGGCGTCGACCGGATCGACGACCCAGAGCTCTCCGTCGACGTCGATCGCGTGGCTCGCCCGCTGCATCCGCTCGTCGGGGTGGGCGATCCAGCCGACGCCGCGGTCGTAGCGGTCGATCTCTCGAAGGTCGGTTGCGCGCTCGTCGACGCGAAACGTCATGGTGGCCAATTCGGTCGCTCGACGCATAAAACCAACCAGCGATGGAGGTCTGTCGACACGCGGGCTGTGAGTGGCCAGACCGGTCGACGGACGACGGAACTTTGGCGCTCCCGAGCGCAGACTGTACCATGCTCACCGGACTCTCCCGGCTCGCACTCGAGGTGAAGTTCCTCGAGCCGGCGCGTCGATTCTACGGCGGCGAGCTGGGGATGGCCGTTCGCGAGCGCGGCGAGAGCGAACTCGTCTTCGCCGCGGGCGACACCGACCTCGTCTGTCGACGACCGACCGGATTCCCTCGGGGCGGCCTCCACACCCACTACGCGCTTTCGATCCCCGCGGAGGAGTACGACGAGTGGTGGGAGAGCCTCGAGGAGTCCCACGACCTAGAGGAGATGCGATTCGGTGAGGCGTCGTCGCTGTACCTGTACGATCCCGACGGAAACTGCGTCGAACTCGGTCAGCGGGACGTCCCGGGACCGGGGATCGACGGGATCTTCGAGGTGGTTCTCGAGGTCGAATCGGTGGATCGAGCCGAGTCGTTCTACGCCGACCTGGGTTTCGAGACGATCGATACGGGCACAGAACGGAAACGCGTCCGAATGGACGGGCCGATGGCCCTCGAGCTCTGGGAGCCCCAGCTCGGACTGGCCGACGCCCGCGGTGGCGTCCACGTCGACCTCGGCTTCGACGCGCCGGACCCGACGGCCGCGCTCGAGGCGGTCGTCGACCGCGCGTGTCGAGTCGAGTCGCTCGAGGACGGCGACCGCACCCGAGTCGTCGTCAGGGATCCGGACGGTCATCACCTCGTCTTCGAGTGAGCGGCGTCCGGAACGCCGGCGAGATCGGCCGATCTCCTGTCCATTTATCGGCCCCCCGTTCGGAGTGGACAGTATGCGAATCGCACTACTCGGTGGCACCGGCGATATTGGCGAAGGGCTCGCGCTTCGGTTCGCGCGCGACACCGACCACGAGATCCTCATCGGCTCGCGCGACCCGGAGAAAGCGCGGGAGGCGGTCGCGAGCTACGAGGCCGAACTCGAGGCGCGAGGCGCCGACGCGGATCTCAACGGGTTCGGCAACGAGATGGCGGCCGACCGGGCCGACGTCGCGATCCTTTCGGTGCCGCCGTACTACGCCGGCGACACCGTCGAAGCGATCGACGGGAGCCTCGACGCGGAAACCGTCCTCGTCACGCCCGCGGTCGGCATGAACGGCGACGAGGACGGAATGCACTACCACCCGCCGGGAGTGGGAAGCGTGAGCGAACTCGTCGCCCAGCGAGCGTCGGACGACGTCCCCGTCGTCGGCGCGTACCACAACCTGGCGGCGGGCAAACTCGGGGACCTCGACGTCGAGTTCGACCTCGATACGCTCGTCGTCGGTGACGACACCGACGCGAAAGCGACCGTGACCGACCTCACGAACGAGATCGACGGGCTCCGCGCGCTCGACGCCGGCCCGCTCGCGAACGCCGCGGAAGTCGAGAGCGTGACGCCGCTGGTCATCAACATCGCCAAGTACAACGACGAGATGCACGACGTCGGCGTGAAGTGGATCTAGACTCCGCGAAAAGACGGTTCGTGCGTCGGTTGATTCCGCCCGTGTACCGATCGACTCGAGTTACGCGCCGATCGACTCGAGTTACGCGCCGATCGACTCGAGTTACGCGTCGGCCGACTCGAGGGCGTCCTCGATATCGGTTCGCTGGGTCACCCCGACGAAGCGCTCGACGACGCCGTCGTCGTTCTCGATGATGAGCGTCGGCAGCGAGCGTACCTGATACTCGTTCGCGACGTCCTGTTGTTCGTCGACGTTGATCTTCTCGACCTCGAATCGCCCGTCCCAGTCGTCCTCGAGTTCCTCGAGGATCGGGTCTTGCGTCTTGCAGGGACCACACCAGTCGGCGTAGAAGTCCTTGAGCGTGACAGTCATACGGTTCATCGACAGTTGCCACGCGCCGCGCATAAGGGTTTCCCACTCGGAGGCGATGGCCTCCATCGACACCGTCAGCCCGACGGAGCGCCCGCGCTGAAAGCGGCGGGGACGGCGCTCGATCGAACGTCGAAAGGTTTAGTTCGCCGCGCCCAGTAACACGCTGTATGGATAAAGGACAGAATACCGGCGGACTGATGTCCAGTGCCGGGCTCGTCCGGTACTTCGATACGGAGGACTCGAACGCGATTCTCATCAACCCGAAGACGGTCATCGCGACGGGCGTCATGATCGGCGTCCTCGTTCAGCTGCTCTCGTTCGTCTCGTGAACCGCCTCGGGGTCGATCCCCGGATCAGTCTTCTAGACCGCCTGTAGATGCGGCTTCGTTCTCGAGAAGCTCTAACTCGGTGAGCAGTTACGCCCTCGTGACGCGAGGTTTTTCAGCCCCTGCTCCGTACGCCGCGGTATGTCCCTCGTTGCAGGCGTCGTCGCCGTCCAGGGCGACGTCGAAGAACACGCGAACGCGATCGAACGGGCGGCTCGAGCCCGCGACCGAGACGTCACCGTCCACGAGATCCGCGAGTCGGGGATCGTTCCGGACTGCGACCTCCTCGCGATGCCCGGCGGCGAATCGACGACGATCTCGCGGCTCGTCCACGGCGACGGGATCGCACCGGAGATTCGGGCGCACGTCGAGGCCGGTAAACCGCTGCTTGCGACCTGTGCGGGGTTGATCGTCGCCTCGAGCGACGCGGCCGACGATCGGGTCGACGAACTCGGGCTGCTCGACGTCACCGTCGAACGGAACGCCTTCGGCCGTCAGAAGGACAGCTTCGAAGCGCCGCTGTCGGTCGACGGACTCGGCGACGAGCCGTATCCAGCGGTGTTCATCCGCGCGCCGGCCATCGACGAGGTCGACGACGCGTCGGTGCTCGCGAGCTGGGACGATCGACCGGTCGCGGTCCGGCAGGGATCGGTCGTCGGCACCTCGTTTCACCCGGAACTGACGCCCGACAGTCGGATCCACGAGCTGACGTTCTTCGACACCGACGACGCGTCGGTTCCCCCGCAGTCCCCGTAGCGATCCCCGTCCAGACGGATCCGTCGCGGACCGTGGCATGCACTCGCGACCGGACGTGTTTTCTCCCTTGCACACGATTGTCGTGGTATGCAGGCATCCATCGACGCGGTCCGCGTCGCGGGGACCCAACAGGGACCGGTTCCGGTAGTCGTCCTCGAGGTCGACGGCGAGGACGACGTCGTCCCGATCTTCATCGGGTTCAACGAAGCCACCAGCATCGCCCGCGGTCTCGAGGCCGAGGACATCGGTCGACCGCTGACGCACGACCTCTTGCTCGACGTGATGGAAGAACTCGGGAGCCGAATCGACCGCGTCGTCGTCACCGAGATCGAAACCCGCGACGACGGTCACGGCGGCACCTACATCGCCGATCTCCACGTCCAGACGCCGCGCGGCGAGACCGTCATCGACGCGCGCCCGAGCGATTCGCTCGCGCTGGCCGCGCGGACGAACGCCGCGATCGAGGTCTCGTCCGACGTCTTCGAGAACGGCCGAGACGACAGCGAGAAGTTCGAACAGCTGGAAGATATCCGCACCGTCTCCGGTGAACGTTAGATGCAAGACATACTCGAAGAGCTGTTCGACGTTATCGAAGATCGCAAGGAAACGCTGCCCGAAGACTCCTATACGGCCTCGCTGTTCACGCACGAAAAGGGCGAGAACGCCG
Proteins encoded:
- a CDS encoding preprotein translocase subunit Sec61beta is translated as MDKGQNTGGLMSSAGLVRYFDTEDSNAILINPKTVIATGVMIGVLVQLLSFVS
- a CDS encoding bifunctional nuclease family protein, whose amino-acid sequence is MQASIDAVRVAGTQQGPVPVVVLEVDGEDDVVPIFIGFNEATSIARGLEAEDIGRPLTHDLLLDVMEELGSRIDRVVVTEIETRDDGHGGTYIADLHVQTPRGETVIDARPSDSLALAARTNAAIEVSSDVFENGRDDSEKFEQLEDIRTVSGER
- a CDS encoding VOC family protein; this encodes MLTGLSRLALEVKFLEPARRFYGGELGMAVRERGESELVFAAGDTDLVCRRPTGFPRGGLHTHYALSIPAEEYDEWWESLEESHDLEEMRFGEASSLYLYDPDGNCVELGQRDVPGPGIDGIFEVVLEVESVDRAESFYADLGFETIDTGTERKRVRMDGPMALELWEPQLGLADARGGVHVDLGFDAPDPTAALEAVVDRACRVESLEDGDRTRVVVRDPDGHHLVFE
- the pdxT gene encoding pyridoxal 5'-phosphate synthase glutaminase subunit PdxT, which translates into the protein MSLVAGVVAVQGDVEEHANAIERAARARDRDVTVHEIRESGIVPDCDLLAMPGGESTTISRLVHGDGIAPEIRAHVEAGKPLLATCAGLIVASSDAADDRVDELGLLDVTVERNAFGRQKDSFEAPLSVDGLGDEPYPAVFIRAPAIDEVDDASVLASWDDRPVAVRQGSVVGTSFHPELTPDSRIHELTFFDTDDASVPPQSP
- the npdG gene encoding NADPH-dependent F420 reductase; this translates as MRIALLGGTGDIGEGLALRFARDTDHEILIGSRDPEKAREAVASYEAELEARGADADLNGFGNEMAADRADVAILSVPPYYAGDTVEAIDGSLDAETVLVTPAVGMNGDEDGMHYHPPGVGSVSELVAQRASDDVPVVGAYHNLAAGKLGDLDVEFDLDTLVVGDDTDAKATVTDLTNEIDGLRALDAGPLANAAEVESVTPLVINIAKYNDEMHDVGVKWI
- the aglJ gene encoding S-layer glycoprotein N-glycosyltransferase AglJ, encoding MENEGARTETLERGGEVLAMTERTHEISADEVCILIPTLEEAATIGDVIDGFHDHGYTNVVVVDGGSEDDTRRIATDRGAQVLVQSGTGKGQAIREVLEYVDVPYVLMLDGDGTYDPADAERMLEPLARGYEHVIGNRFADMDDDAMRALNGFGNRLINRSFRFIHGADYDDILSGYRAFTTESFERLSLDSDGFTIETELAVECVKHGVDTAIVPISYSARPEESETNLHPVTDGGTIIFALYSLAKTNNPLFYFGSLGVAGIASGGIVAAYVLWRWVQYGAGHEILALVSAAAVLLGVQLLMFGVLSDMLVTLHREQRRRLEQITRDAREHESGRKED
- a CDS encoding thioredoxin family protein, with the translated sequence MTVTLKDFYADWCGPCKTQDPILEELEDDWDGRFEVEKINVDEQQDVANEYQVRSLPTLIIENDDGVVERFVGVTQRTDIEDALESADA
- a CDS encoding DUF5789 family protein, with amino-acid sequence MGVRPPSSGDDEEPKSVEFGIAAVAARLKHADLSFPATKDDVAAELGHERIPYDVHGNDVPLGDILEEVETSEFKSRQVLLNELHGPFEVYRKENSGGVIQQMRSMLPF
- a CDS encoding ribbon-helix-helix domain-containing protein, with the translated sequence MTEYTTVSIPKDLAGRVEETIEGTSFQSTSDLVRFLLRSIVIQHQKEGELTEAEFEEITEQLRGLGYLE